The DNA sequence GCCGCGAGGGATGCCGGCTCGGGCATGATCTACGCGTTACCGCACATCGGAAACTGGGAAGTGGCGGGAACCGTCGCTCACGACCTCGGACTCGAACTGCTGGCCGTTGCCGAGTCCCTTCCCGACAGCAAGATCGTCCAATGGTTCGTGGATCTCAGGAAATCTTTGGGGATCGATGTGGTTCTCGCCGACCAACCGGGGATCATTGGCGTTCTGAACAAGGCCCTGATGCGGGGAGCCGCAGTCGCCCTGGTGATGGATCGCAATGTTCGTTCGGGTGGGGTGGAGGTCGAGTTCTTCGGGGAGCGGACGTCCATGCCGGCGGGAGCCGCCGTGCTGGGACTGCGGACAGGAGTACCGGTGTTTCCGGTTGCTGCCTATTTCCGTGCAGGGAGGGGACACCATCTCGTCGTGGAAGCGCCCGTCGAGATGCCGACCGAGGGAACCAGGGAAGCTCGTGTCGTAGAAGGGACACAGCGTGTCACGCGAGCGTTGGAGAAACTCATTGAACGCGCTCCGAAGCAATGGCATATCGTGCAGCCGAACTGGCCGTCGGATCGGGGTTGCAGGTGAGGATCGCAATCGTGAGTCCATATGGCCTGGATCGACCCGGCGGTGTGCAGGAGCAGGCTCGTGGCCTGACGAAGCATCTGACATCCGCCGGTCACGATGTCCGTCTGATCGGTCCCGGGACGTCCGACGGATCCTGGATATCGACTGGAGGCACCACCGAGGTGGAAGCCAACGCGGCCATCGCTCCGGTCTGTCTCGAACCGGGGGCGGTTGCGAAGGTGAAAGAATCGATCGTCTGGGCGCAGGTCGTGCATGTTCACGAACCGCTCGTTCCCGTCGTCGGCCCCGCGGCGTGGATGGGTGAGGGGATACCTTCGGTGGGGACGTTCCATGCGGATCCGGCAGCGATCGTGAGAGGGATCTATCGATTTGGAGGGCCCCTGCTTGCACACCTGTTGGGCCGGATCGATGCCCTCACCGCAGTAAGTGAGGAAGCAGCGCGGGCCATTCGGAGTTTCGTGCCACACCCGCTGCTCATTCCCAACGGGGTCGACGTTGCCACATTCGAGGTTTCCGACGATCGTGTCCCTCATCGCGTTGCGTTCGTGGGAAGGGACGATCGGCGCAAGGGACTCGATGTTCTTCTGCAGGCGTGGCCTCGCGTCCTGGGGACGGTGCCCGACGCGGAACTCGTTGTCGTCGGCGCGCGTCGTGACCTGCAGATTCCCGGAGTGAGCTTCGAGGGGAGGGTATCCGAGGAGCGGAAGCGGTCCCTGCTCGGGTCTGCGGCGGTCTACTGCGGACCCAATACGGGAGGTGAGAGCTTCGGCATCACGCTGGTCGAGGGGATGGCTGCGAGCTGCGCGATAGTCGCTTCGGATCTCCCCGCGTTTCGCTCCGTCGCCGGGCCGGTCGCCTTCTATGTTCGTCCTGGGGACGCCGAGGATCTCGCGACCACTCTCGTGGATGTCCTCACCGATCGAGCACGCATGCGCGCGATGGGGGAAGCGGCGAGACGGCGGGCGTTGAGGTTCGACTGGAGTCGTGTGATCCCGCGTTGGGTCCGTCTCTACACGGAGGTGTCCGAAGGATTCGCACGTCGGCACCGTCGGTAGAATCAGGTTGAGGAGGAACGAACGTGGAACGTGGAACTGATCTCGTGAAACGCGGCCTTGCGGAAATGCTCAAGGGCGGCGTGATCATGGATGTCATCAATGCGGAGCAGGCAACGATCGCCGAAGAGGCTGGTGCCGTGGCGGTCATGGCGCTGGAGCGGGTT is a window from the Actinomycetota bacterium genome containing:
- a CDS encoding phosphatidylinositol mannoside acyltransferase gives rise to the protein MSLSYAAYRTGIGLAGLLPEGVVRRAGERLGRAAFDRAGRRRRMLIRHMSRVLGSEREVEEAAREAFAAYGRYWAESFWVRPRRVPEILRHITTEGVERVEAARDAGSGMIYALPHIGNWEVAGTVAHDLGLELLAVAESLPDSKIVQWFVDLRKSLGIDVVLADQPGIIGVLNKALMRGAAVALVMDRNVRSGGVEVEFFGERTSMPAGAAVLGLRTGVPVFPVAAYFRAGRGHHLVVEAPVEMPTEGTREARVVEGTQRVTRALEKLIERAPKQWHIVQPNWPSDRGCR
- a CDS encoding glycosyltransferase family 4 protein, whose amino-acid sequence is MAYRAAELAVGSGLQVRIAIVSPYGLDRPGGVQEQARGLTKHLTSAGHDVRLIGPGTSDGSWISTGGTTEVEANAAIAPVCLEPGAVAKVKESIVWAQVVHVHEPLVPVVGPAAWMGEGIPSVGTFHADPAAIVRGIYRFGGPLLAHLLGRIDALTAVSEEAARAIRSFVPHPLLIPNGVDVATFEVSDDRVPHRVAFVGRDDRRKGLDVLLQAWPRVLGTVPDAELVVVGARRDLQIPGVSFEGRVSEERKRSLLGSAAVYCGPNTGGESFGITLVEGMAASCAIVASDLPAFRSVAGPVAFYVRPGDAEDLATTLVDVLTDRARMRAMGEAARRRALRFDWSRVIPRWVRLYTEVSEGFARRHRR